A window from Frischella perrara encodes these proteins:
- the hemB gene encoding porphobilinogen synthase, with the protein MSPQIAGHFPERRLRRLRAHDFSRRLVAENHLTVNDLIYPVFVVEGKNISQPVSSMPGVCRMSIDVLLKEAEQVAKLGIPVLSLFPVIENDKKTLLAQEAFNPEGLVPRTIRALKQAFPELGILTDVALDPYTIHGQDGIIDSQGYVQNDVTVEALIKQAITQAEAGADIIAPSDMMDGRIGSIRKKLEQENFVNTQIMAYSAKYASNFYGPFRDAVGSANNIKKGNKKSYQLDPANSDEALHEVYQDLLEGADMVMVKPGMPYLDLVRRVKDTFAVPTFAYQVSGEYAMLNAAIQNGWLQESVIMESLLCFKRAGADGILTYFAKSIAQQLRAS; encoded by the coding sequence ATGTCACCGCAGATTGCTGGGCATTTTCCAGAGCGCCGTTTGCGTCGATTACGTGCTCATGATTTTAGTCGCCGCTTAGTTGCTGAAAATCATTTAACCGTCAATGATCTCATTTATCCTGTATTTGTTGTTGAGGGTAAAAATATTTCACAACCTGTATCTTCTATGCCTGGTGTGTGTCGTATGAGTATAGATGTACTGCTAAAAGAAGCGGAACAAGTCGCAAAGCTAGGTATTCCGGTGTTATCTCTTTTTCCAGTAATTGAAAATGATAAAAAAACGTTATTAGCCCAAGAAGCCTTTAACCCAGAAGGATTAGTTCCTAGAACGATTAGAGCATTAAAACAAGCGTTTCCTGAATTAGGTATTCTTACTGATGTCGCGTTAGATCCTTATACGATACATGGTCAAGATGGTATTATTGATTCACAAGGGTATGTGCAAAATGATGTTACTGTTGAAGCACTAATAAAACAAGCGATAACTCAAGCAGAAGCGGGAGCGGATATCATTGCTCCAAGCGATATGATGGATGGTCGAATTGGTTCTATTCGTAAAAAATTAGAACAAGAGAATTTTGTAAATACGCAAATAATGGCTTATTCAGCTAAATATGCTTCAAATTTTTACGGTCCTTTCCGTGATGCAGTTGGTTCTGCGAATAACATAAAAAAAGGCAATAAAAAATCATATCAATTAGATCCTGCAAATAGTGATGAGGCTTTACATGAAGTATATCAAGATCTATTAGAAGGGGCGGATATGGTCATGGTTAAACCGGGAATGCCATACTTGGATTTAGTTCGTCGTGTTAAAGATACCTTTGCGGTACCTACCTTTGCTTATCAAGTTTCTGGTGAATATGCTATGTTAAATGCGGCGATACAAAATGGCTGGCTGCAAGAGTCTGTGATTATGGAATCATTACTTTGTTTTAAACGCGCAGGTGCCGATGGTATTTTAACTTACTTCGCTAAGTCGATAGCACAACAATTACGAGCAAGTTAA
- the ybaK gene encoding Cys-tRNA(Pro) deacylase, whose translation MTPAINLLKKLKVAFELHQYQHDVNETQFGKEAVAKLDPTLNIVPQQVFKTLVVSLNGSNKELAVCVIAVSDHLDLKKAAKILGAKKVDLANPQLAQKVTGYLVGGISPLGQKKLLTTVIDQGALQFDRIFISGGRRGLEIEIAPNDLANIINANFADIAT comes from the coding sequence ATGACTCCAGCCATTAATTTACTAAAAAAGTTGAAAGTAGCATTTGAATTACATCAATATCAACATGATGTAAATGAAACGCAATTTGGCAAGGAAGCAGTAGCCAAACTTGATCCAACATTAAATATTGTTCCACAACAAGTATTTAAAACATTAGTAGTCAGTCTGAACGGAAGTAATAAAGAGTTAGCGGTTTGTGTTATTGCTGTAAGTGATCATTTAGACTTAAAGAAAGCAGCTAAAATATTAGGTGCGAAGAAAGTAGACTTAGCCAATCCACAATTGGCCCAAAAAGTAACGGGGTATTTAGTCGGTGGGATTAGTCCATTAGGTCAAAAAAAATTATTAACTACAGTAATTGATCAAGGTGCTCTTCAATTTGATCGTATTTTTATATCTGGTGGTCGTCGTGGTTTGGAGATTGAAATTGCACCTAACGATTTAGCAAATATTATCAACGCTAATTTTGCTGATATAGCAACTTAA
- a CDS encoding YciC family protein: MPTFTSLMTDTYNFIKNHFMTIILVIVGVSVLTQLFTSFFYPSTEIHDQIKSLMDRINIQQGDNPSFDIIMQKLMQLSEMEKKQFVATISSYAMKCIFIMFINSLIILSCICSLIGIISINQFSWSNFFTRTLRLTPQILLISLCAIPYFIVISIIISLIPFLAQIILIVSIVFFMLTYIVFLAIITTPNLPESFTQSLITTLNYLKQQTPMVLLGFISWLVGTLALSMVFNLFRNNFIFQFIESIANNLLVFALFCYLYRLYSLTKQVSTNDSSH; the protein is encoded by the coding sequence TTGCCGACATTCACTTCATTAATGACTGATACATACAACTTTATAAAAAATCATTTTATGACTATTATCTTAGTTATTGTTGGAGTATCGGTGTTGACACAATTATTCACTAGCTTTTTTTATCCATCAACTGAAATACATGACCAAATAAAATCGCTCATGGATCGGATTAATATACAACAAGGTGACAATCCTTCTTTTGATATTATTATGCAAAAATTAATGCAACTTTCCGAAATGGAGAAAAAACAGTTTGTAGCAACAATATCGAGCTATGCTATGAAGTGCATTTTCATTATGTTTATTAATAGCTTAATCATCTTGTCTTGTATCTGTTCATTAATTGGCATTATTTCCATTAATCAATTTTCTTGGAGTAATTTCTTTACAAGGACTCTGCGTCTAACTCCACAAATTCTATTAATTAGTCTCTGTGCAATACCTTATTTTATCGTTATTTCAATTATAATTTCTTTAATTCCATTTTTAGCGCAGATTATATTAATAGTCAGTATAGTATTTTTTATGCTGACTTATATTGTTTTCCTCGCTATTATTACTACACCTAATTTGCCCGAATCCTTTACTCAATCATTAATTACAACGCTCAATTATCTTAAACAGCAAACACCTATGGTTTTATTGGGGTTTATTTCTTGGCTAGTCGGAACCCTTGCTTTATCAATGGTCTTTAATTTATTTAGAAATAATTTTATTTTTCAATTCATTGAATCTATAGCCAATAATTTATTGGTTTTTGCTCTTTTTTGTTATCTATATCGACTTTATTCATTAACAAAACAGGTTTCAACTAATGACTCCAGCCATTAA
- the glyS gene encoding glycine--tRNA ligase subunit beta produces MMQKTFLVEIGTEELPPKSLRTLAESFAANFIEQLDNAKLSHGEVLWYASPRRLALKVLNLDDTQPDSQIFKRGPAVSAAFDSDGNPTKAAIGWARGCGISVEQAERVTTEKGEWLAYTQNQPGQPVTNLLCDMVKMALTKLPIPKPMRWAAKQVEFIRPSHTVTMLYGDELVPGSILDIQSNRIIRGHRFMGESEIVIDNADQYPKILEERGKVIADYNQRKNIIKQQAEQAAAKLNGTADLTDSLLEEVTSLVEWPVVLTAKFEEKFLDVPAEALVYTMKGDQKYFPVYDKKNQLLPNFIFVANIESKDPQVVISGNEKVVRPRLADAEFFYQTDLKQTLEQRLPRLETVLFQQQLGTVKDKAIRLEALAGFIAHQIHANVEYAKRAGKLAKCDLVTNTVFEFPETQGIIGRYLAIKDGESSEVATAIEEQYKPRFAGDELPSSLVASAVSIAEKLDTLAGIFGIGQHPKGDKDPFALRRAAIGILRIIVEKSLPLDLVELTQQAVSLYGDKLTNQNVVDDIVNFMQGRFRAWYQEQGFAIDIIQSVLARNPTQPADFDARVKAVSHFRTLPAALSLAEANKRVSNILSKTEMVIPEKVNTALLEVGAEGELAKQVTILTDKLEPYFNQGRYQEALVELASLKESIDNFFASVMVMTDNEQIKLNRLALLTKLQNLFLKVADISLLQA; encoded by the coding sequence ATTATGCAAAAGACATTTTTAGTTGAAATTGGAACTGAAGAGTTACCACCAAAGTCACTCCGCACTTTAGCTGAAAGTTTTGCGGCAAATTTTATTGAACAATTAGATAATGCTAAATTATCGCATGGCGAAGTCCTTTGGTACGCTTCCCCACGTCGCTTAGCATTGAAAGTTTTAAATCTTGATGATACTCAACCAGATAGTCAGATATTTAAACGTGGACCCGCCGTCAGTGCAGCATTCGATTCAGATGGTAACCCAACCAAAGCAGCTATAGGCTGGGCTCGTGGTTGTGGCATTAGTGTTGAACAGGCTGAGCGTGTTACAACAGAAAAAGGTGAATGGTTAGCATATACTCAAAACCAACCCGGTCAACCTGTTACCAATCTGTTATGTGATATGGTAAAAATGGCTTTAACTAAATTACCTATTCCTAAACCTATGCGTTGGGCTGCTAAACAAGTTGAATTTATACGCCCAAGTCATACGGTTACGATGTTGTACGGCGATGAACTTGTACCGGGTTCAATTTTAGATATTCAATCTAACCGTATTATTCGTGGTCACCGTTTTATGGGAGAATCTGAAATTGTTATTGACAATGCAGATCAATATCCGAAGATCTTAGAAGAACGCGGTAAGGTTATAGCTGATTATAATCAACGTAAAAACATCATTAAACAACAAGCAGAACAAGCTGCTGCAAAACTTAACGGAACAGCCGATTTAACTGACAGTCTACTAGAAGAAGTTACTTCATTAGTTGAATGGCCGGTTGTATTAACTGCGAAATTTGAAGAAAAATTCCTTGATGTTCCTGCCGAAGCATTGGTATATACCATGAAAGGCGATCAAAAATATTTTCCTGTTTATGATAAGAAGAACCAACTATTACCTAACTTTATTTTTGTTGCTAACATCGAATCAAAAGATCCACAAGTGGTAATATCGGGAAATGAAAAAGTTGTTCGTCCGCGTTTAGCTGATGCGGAATTTTTCTATCAGACTGATTTGAAGCAAACGCTTGAACAGCGTTTACCAAGGCTTGAAACAGTATTATTCCAACAGCAACTGGGAACAGTTAAAGATAAAGCAATACGTCTTGAAGCACTAGCTGGTTTTATTGCACACCAAATTCATGCCAATGTTGAATATGCAAAACGGGCAGGAAAATTAGCCAAGTGCGATTTGGTCACAAACACTGTTTTCGAATTTCCAGAAACTCAAGGCATAATTGGTCGTTATTTAGCGATTAAAGATGGTGAAAGTAGTGAAGTTGCTACCGCTATAGAAGAACAATATAAACCACGTTTTGCGGGTGATGAATTACCAAGTTCTTTAGTTGCTAGCGCTGTATCAATTGCTGAAAAATTAGATACATTAGCAGGTATATTTGGCATTGGTCAACATCCAAAAGGTGATAAAGATCCATTTGCTTTACGTCGCGCTGCAATTGGTATACTACGTATTATTGTCGAAAAATCACTTCCTCTTGATTTAGTCGAATTAACACAACAAGCTGTCTCATTATATGGCGACAAATTAACCAATCAAAATGTAGTAGACGATATTGTCAATTTTATGCAAGGTCGTTTCCGTGCTTGGTATCAAGAGCAAGGTTTTGCAATTGATATTATTCAATCTGTTTTAGCTCGCAATCCAACTCAACCCGCTGATTTTGACGCGCGAGTAAAAGCGGTAAGCCATTTTAGAACTCTACCGGCAGCATTATCACTTGCTGAAGCAAATAAACGTGTATCAAACATCTTATCTAAAACTGAGATGGTAATTCCTGAAAAAGTAAATACAGCGTTATTAGAAGTTGGAGCAGAAGGTGAATTAGCTAAACAGGTTACGATTCTTACAGACAAACTAGAGCCTTATTTTAATCAAGGTCGTTACCAAGAGGCATTAGTTGAACTTGCTTCTTTAAAAGAATCAATTGATAACTTTTTTGCGTCAGTAATGGTAATGACAGATAATGAGCAAATTAAGCTTAATCGTCTAGCATTATTAACAAAATTACAAAATTTATTCTTAAAAGTTGCCGATATCTCATTATTACAGGCATAA
- the glyQ gene encoding glycine--tRNA ligase subunit alpha, translating to MQKFNVKTFQGLILTLQDYWANQGCTIIQPLDMEVGAGTSHPMTCLRALGPEPINAAYVQPSRRPTDGRYGENPNRLQHYYQFQVILKPSPENIQELYLGSLKELGLDPTINDIRFVEDNWENPTLGAWGLGWEVWLNGMEVTQFTYFQQVGGLECKPVTGEITYGLERLAMYIQGVDSVYDLVWSDGVFGKTTYGDVFHQNEVEQSTYNFEYANTDFLFYCFDQHEQEARHLLELEKPLPLPAYERILKAAHCFNLLDARKAISVTERQRYILRIRTLTKMVAEAYYASREALGFPMCNKDNQSAQS from the coding sequence ATGCAAAAGTTTAATGTCAAAACCTTTCAAGGATTAATCCTAACTTTACAGGATTATTGGGCTAATCAAGGTTGTACGATTATTCAACCATTAGATATGGAAGTTGGTGCGGGAACCTCTCATCCAATGACTTGCCTTCGTGCACTTGGACCTGAGCCAATCAATGCTGCTTATGTTCAACCATCACGCCGCCCAACAGATGGTCGATATGGTGAAAATCCTAATCGGTTACAACATTACTATCAATTTCAGGTTATTTTAAAGCCATCTCCGGAAAATATTCAAGAATTGTACTTAGGTTCATTAAAAGAACTTGGCCTTGATCCCACGATAAACGATATCCGTTTTGTTGAAGACAACTGGGAAAATCCAACGCTTGGCGCGTGGGGACTGGGTTGGGAAGTTTGGTTAAATGGTATGGAAGTGACTCAATTTACTTATTTCCAACAAGTCGGCGGTTTGGAATGTAAACCTGTCACAGGAGAAATCACCTATGGACTTGAACGTTTAGCTATGTATATTCAAGGTGTAGATAGTGTTTATGATTTAGTTTGGAGTGACGGGGTCTTTGGCAAAACCACTTACGGTGATGTATTCCATCAAAATGAAGTTGAACAATCTACCTATAATTTTGAATATGCTAATACTGACTTCTTATTCTATTGCTTTGATCAGCATGAACAAGAAGCACGTCATTTATTAGAGCTTGAAAAACCATTACCTCTACCTGCTTATGAACGCATTTTAAAAGCAGCGCACTGCTTTAACTTACTTGATGCCCGTAAAGCGATTTCAGTAACAGAACGTCAACGTTATATTTTAAGAATCCGAACGCTCACTAAAATGGTAGCTGAAGCCTATTACGCATCGCGCGAAGCTTTAGGATTTCCTATGTGTAATAAAGACAATCAATCAGCGCAATCTTAG
- a CDS encoding DNA-3-methyladenine glycosylase I, translated as MKQNHNRCAWVGNDPLYIKYHDQEWGQPQYNSLKLFEKICLEGQQAGLSWITVLKKRDEYRRCFFNFDPQKIVNLTDQDVEKMLHNTGLIRHRLKLTAIIKNAQAYINMQKKGEDFAEFIWSFVDGKPIVNFYHTLQEVPTSTDISKQMSKALRKRGFTFVGETICYAFMQSMGLVNDHLLDCYCRTTINSEKS; from the coding sequence TTGAAACAGAATCATAATCGTTGTGCTTGGGTGGGTAATGATCCTTTATACATTAAATATCATGATCAAGAATGGGGTCAACCGCAATATAATAGCTTAAAATTATTTGAGAAAATATGTTTAGAAGGTCAGCAGGCCGGATTATCATGGATTACCGTTCTAAAAAAACGCGATGAATATCGACGTTGTTTCTTTAACTTTGATCCCCAAAAAATTGTTAATTTGACTGATCAAGATGTCGAAAAAATGCTACACAATACAGGCTTAATTCGTCATCGCTTAAAACTAACTGCTATTATCAAGAATGCCCAAGCTTATATAAATATGCAAAAAAAGGGTGAAGATTTTGCTGAATTTATCTGGTCATTTGTCGATGGCAAACCAATAGTTAATTTTTATCACACCTTACAAGAAGTACCAACTAGTACTGATATTTCAAAGCAGATGTCAAAAGCGCTAAGAAAAAGAGGATTTACTTTTGTTGGTGAAACAATTTGCTATGCCTTTATGCAATCAATGGGTTTGGTTAATGATCATCTATTAGATTGTTATTGTCGAACAACTATCAATAGCGAAAAATCATGA
- a CDS encoding MerR family transcriptional regulator, translating to MKIGELAKLAKCSTETIRFYEKRGLLTRPDRSENNYRHYTKQHLNRLLFICNCRILEMSHDEIQILIAIMDNPDNQGGHDNAHNLLANHLHHIDERIEELTKLRKQLIKLQQNCHSADQSCGILQEITDMPITNKIIKSHV from the coding sequence ATGAAAATTGGAGAATTAGCTAAATTAGCAAAATGTTCCACTGAAACGATTCGATTTTATGAAAAGCGAGGATTATTAACTCGACCTGATCGCAGCGAGAATAATTATCGCCATTATACTAAACAACATCTTAACCGATTGTTATTTATCTGTAACTGTCGTATTCTTGAGATGAGCCATGACGAAATCCAGATTTTAATCGCTATTATGGATAATCCTGATAATCAAGGTGGTCACGATAATGCTCATAACTTATTAGCCAATCACTTACATCATATTGATGAGCGAATTGAAGAACTGACTAAATTAAGAAAACAGTTAATTAAATTACAACAAAATTGTCACTCTGCAGATCAATCGTGTGGAATTTTGCAAGAAATTACGGATATGCCAATCACCAATAAAATCATAAAAAGTCATGTATAG
- a CDS encoding MFS transporter translates to MSKSEIITEEQSCSRHLTKNDIKTLSLSSLGGTLEFYDFVIYALYVDQIVAPLFFPNSLSDFTRQLFAWGIFAAGYLVRPVGGIIMAHFGDKVGRKRMFTLSVALMALPTFIIGILPTYETIGMLAPILLLVMRMLQGAAIGGEMPGAWVFIAEHTPKKRYGFAVGTLTSGITGGILLGFLITIIIDKFFTKTDILDYAWRIPFIIGGIFGIISVYLRRFLSETPIFRELASRKALEKNIPVITVIKNHKFACLLVAILTWSLSTTIMVGVLITPGRILGGLYELPSIDCRIAGCIVALTLTLGCILFGWLEDKIGTTFNMLIAWGGLAIVSLYFYATLSKDISIDLLYIHCAIFGLFTGAIATLPIVGTRAFPPKIRYSGLSFSYNLAYAIFSAITPTLTLYLLNPAHVLGENAYLGAGIYISFVAILGVMVGFIPLAKQGWQETTK, encoded by the coding sequence ATGAGTAAATCTGAAATCATAACTGAAGAGCAATCATGCTCACGTCATTTAACTAAAAATGATATTAAAACACTATCACTTTCATCACTAGGTGGTACCCTTGAATTTTATGATTTTGTTATCTATGCATTATATGTTGATCAGATAGTAGCGCCCTTGTTTTTCCCAAATTCATTAAGTGACTTCACTAGACAACTATTTGCTTGGGGAATTTTTGCTGCCGGTTATCTCGTTAGACCTGTCGGTGGTATTATTATGGCTCACTTTGGCGATAAAGTCGGTCGCAAACGAATGTTCACATTAAGTGTCGCTTTAATGGCATTACCAACATTTATAATTGGTATTCTACCTACCTATGAAACTATTGGCATGCTAGCACCTATCTTATTATTAGTCATGCGTATGTTACAAGGTGCAGCTATTGGTGGTGAGATGCCCGGTGCATGGGTATTTATTGCCGAACATACACCCAAAAAACGGTATGGTTTTGCTGTCGGTACCTTGACTTCCGGCATTACAGGTGGAATTTTATTAGGGTTCTTGATTACTATCATTATTGATAAGTTCTTTACTAAAACAGATATTCTAGATTATGCTTGGCGTATACCATTTATCATTGGTGGTATTTTTGGCATTATTTCGGTTTATTTACGTCGTTTTCTATCAGAAACACCAATTTTTAGAGAATTAGCTTCACGCAAAGCGTTAGAAAAAAACATTCCAGTTATAACCGTAATCAAAAATCATAAATTTGCTTGTCTACTTGTCGCAATACTAACTTGGTCACTTTCAACGACTATTATGGTTGGTGTGCTTATAACACCAGGTAGAATTCTTGGTGGTTTATACGAATTACCCTCAATTGATTGCCGAATAGCCGGTTGTATTGTTGCTCTAACTCTCACTCTAGGATGTATCTTATTTGGTTGGTTAGAAGACAAAATAGGAACAACATTTAATATGCTTATAGCATGGGGTGGATTAGCGATTGTAAGTCTCTACTTCTATGCAACATTAAGTAAAGATATCAGTATTGATTTGCTTTATATACATTGTGCAATATTTGGGCTATTTACCGGGGCTATTGCTACTTTACCGATTGTTGGTACGCGAGCATTTCCGCCAAAAATCCGATATTCAGGATTATCCTTCTCTTATAATTTAGCATATGCGATATTTAGTGCAATCACCCCTACTTTGACATTATATTTACTTAATCCTGCGCATGTACTAGGTGAAAATGCATATTTAGGGGCCGGTATTTATATTTCATTTGTTGCCATTCTTGGCGTAATGGTGGGATTCATCCCATTAGCTAAACAAGGTTGGCAAGAAACAACAAAATAG